Proteins from one Flavobacterium sp. N2038 genomic window:
- the hepC gene encoding heparin-sulfate lyase HepC — protein sequence MINLKTIMALFLLFMTFCFSNAQETAINKESFDAINLTYPGLEKVNQLYNATKYNEAAEALLTYYRNRKKIKNPDFNVGDEARFRGKDIGKANQEKADNALLHLFKPQKGYGFFDYGKEINWDYWPVKDNEVRWQLHRVTWWPSMGMAYRSSGDEKYAREWIFQFRDWEKKNYLGRSAENDQIAWRPLEVSERIQSFPGIFNLFVVSPNFTPAFLMEFLNSLSKQTDYIPKHYSKEGNHLLFEAQRVLGAGASFPELKQAEEWRKSGIEILNREIKLQVFEDGVQWELSPTYHVACIEIFLKAYNSAKMAGVEKEFPDTYIQTIEKMIVATANISFPDYNNPMFGDSWPIEKNARIKQFAGWSKLFPDNGLIKYFATDGVDGKLPNLSNALPNGGFYTFRNGWNDKSTVMIVKAGPPAEFHAQPDNGTFELWVNGRNFMPDTGCYLYSGDAEVTKMRNWFRQTRVHNTLTLNNENMIITKAKQNKWKTSKNLDILTYTNPSYTDLEHQRSILFINEKYFLIIDKVIGKATGNLGVHFQLKEDSKPVYNTTNNSVYTTYEDGNNLLIQSLNTDKIVLKEEEGKVSYVYAKEIARPAFVFEKSKNDTAIQQFISIVYPYNGNKTPQISLQPNAGNDFEKGNINLTITIDGKKSEIKTTLQ from the coding sequence ATGATAAATTTAAAAACAATAATGGCTTTGTTTCTTCTGTTCATGACATTTTGCTTTAGCAATGCGCAGGAAACCGCTATAAACAAAGAAAGTTTTGATGCTATAAACCTGACTTATCCAGGTTTGGAAAAAGTAAATCAGCTTTATAATGCGACAAAATACAATGAAGCCGCAGAGGCCTTACTAACCTATTATCGCAATCGCAAAAAAATTAAAAATCCTGATTTTAATGTAGGTGACGAAGCGAGATTTAGAGGAAAAGATATCGGAAAAGCCAATCAGGAAAAAGCCGATAATGCTTTACTGCACTTATTTAAACCTCAAAAAGGCTATGGCTTTTTCGATTACGGAAAAGAAATCAATTGGGATTACTGGCCGGTAAAAGACAATGAAGTGCGCTGGCAGTTACACCGCGTAACCTGGTGGCCGTCTATGGGAATGGCTTACCGAAGCAGCGGTGACGAAAAATATGCCAGAGAATGGATTTTTCAATTCCGCGATTGGGAAAAGAAAAATTATTTGGGACGTTCTGCCGAAAACGATCAAATCGCATGGCGTCCGCTAGAAGTATCAGAACGCATACAAAGCTTTCCGGGAATCTTCAATTTATTTGTAGTTTCGCCCAATTTCACTCCTGCTTTTTTAATGGAATTTTTAAACAGTTTAAGCAAACAAACTGATTATATTCCTAAACATTACAGCAAAGAAGGAAACCATTTATTGTTTGAGGCACAGCGTGTTTTGGGCGCAGGAGCTTCGTTTCCAGAACTAAAACAAGCTGAGGAATGGCGTAAAAGTGGCATCGAAATCTTAAACAGAGAAATAAAACTGCAGGTATTTGAAGATGGCGTACAGTGGGAACTCTCTCCTACTTACCATGTAGCTTGTATCGAAATCTTTCTTAAAGCTTACAATTCGGCAAAAATGGCCGGAGTAGAAAAAGAATTTCCGGATACGTACATACAAACGATTGAAAAAATGATTGTGGCTACAGCCAATATATCATTTCCTGATTATAACAATCCAATGTTTGGCGATTCGTGGCCAATTGAAAAAAATGCCCGAATAAAGCAGTTTGCAGGCTGGTCGAAACTATTTCCGGATAACGGACTTATCAAATATTTTGCAACAGATGGCGTAGACGGAAAATTACCTAATTTATCAAATGCGTTACCAAATGGTGGTTTTTATACTTTTAGAAACGGTTGGAACGATAAATCAACTGTGATGATTGTAAAAGCCGGACCTCCTGCCGAATTTCATGCACAGCCGGATAACGGAACTTTTGAACTTTGGGTAAACGGACGCAACTTTATGCCCGATACCGGATGTTATTTATACAGCGGTGATGCCGAAGTGACCAAAATGAGAAACTGGTTCCGTCAAACCAGAGTTCACAATACTTTGACCTTGAATAATGAAAACATGATCATTACCAAAGCCAAACAAAACAAATGGAAGACCAGTAAAAATCTTGATATTTTAACTTATACAAACCCAAGTTATACTGATTTAGAACATCAGCGCAGTATTTTATTTATAAACGAAAAATATTTTCTAATTATAGATAAAGTAATTGGAAAAGCAACCGGAAATTTAGGTGTTCATTTTCAATTAAAAGAAGACAGCAAACCAGTTTATAACACAACTAATAACAGCGTTTACACTACTTACGAGGATGGAAATAACCTTTTAATTCAATCTTTAAATACAGATAAAATCGTTTTAAAAGAAGAAGAAGGAAAAGTATCTTACGTTTATGCAAAAGAAATAGCAAGAC